The stretch of DNA GCAAAATCAGTTGCTTTTTATTTTATACTATGTTATAGTTTTCATGCGCGAAGTAAAGGAGTGAAATTATGGCAAAATGTTATTTAACAGGTAAAGGTACTTCCTTTGGTAATACAAGATCCCACGCACTAAATGCATCTAGACGTACATGGAAAATTAATTTACAAACAGTAAGAATCATCGATGAAGATGGTAATG from Paracholeplasma morum encodes:
- the rpmB gene encoding 50S ribosomal protein L28, coding for MAKCYLTGKGTSFGNTRSHALNASRRTWKINLQTVRIIDEDGNVKKVKVSARALKKGTLTRA